The Aeromonas veronii genome includes the window TGCACTCTTTGCTGCGATAGTGGCGGACACCGAGAAGAGCGGCCGGGAATCGAGCATGATGCGGTTGATGCCCTGCTCCATCAATAGCCGGTTCAGGGCGCGCTCTGCCTCACCCTTGGCGAAAAAATCCGGGTGGCGCACCTCGAGGGCATAGGTGAAGTCTTGCGGCAGACGGCGGAAGAATTCCGCGAGGCGTGCCAGGCCGGCAGGGCCGAAGCGGGCGGGCAGTTGCAGCTTGAGCAGCCCGAGCTTGGGGTGCAGGGGTTCCAGCAGGCGAATAAAGCTCGTCACCTCCTTGTCCACACTCACCAGATCGCTCTGGTGGCTGATGGTCTGCGGAAACTTGAAACCGAAACGAAAGTGCGCGGGCACCGCATCGGCCCAGCGCCGCACCGTGTCAGGTGTCGGCAGGGCGTAGAAGGTGGTGTTGCCTTCCACGGTATTGAACACCCGGGCGTAGTCGGCAAGGTGCTCGGCGGGCCTGGCATGCAGGCCCAGCAGTTGGCCGGGCCAGGCCGGATGGGACCATTGGGGCAGGCCCAGATAGAGGCTCATAAGGGATCCTGTCTGCAGGTTTGTCTCATTTCGTCCCTGTTTTTGCGCCAGGACAAGAAAAAACAGGGCAAAGGTGGCTGCGGGCTATTTTACCCAAATGGGGGTTTTCCTCTATAATGCCAGCCCTTTTGTTTGCCAATTCGTTGTGACTCATGCGCACATGTCCCCAGGGGGAGCATGATGGCGCCCACGAATTGAGCAGGCACGACGCTGCCGATGCCATCGCAGACCCCTACGGGGGGTGTGCTCGCATATGCTCGGCAGTACTGATCCGGCTCGGGGGAGCCGGATGATATGAGACTGATTTCAAACCGGGTAAGAATCCGAATCTGGCCAGCTATGAGACAGACGGTGCTTGCCAGTCGTGCCCGGCGACCCAAACCGTCTCTCTACTATTTCGAAGGAAGAAGTCCATGCGCTCTATCTATTGCGGACAGGTCAATGAGGCCCATGCAGGGCAGACCATTACATTGTGCGGTTGGGTCCATCGTCGTCGTGATCTCGGTGGTCTGATCTTTATCGACATGCGTGACCGGGAAGGGATCGTGCAAGTGTTCTTCGATCCGGACAAGCCGGATGCCTTCGCCCTGGCCTCTGAACTGCGCGGTGAATTCTGCATCCAGGTGACCGGCGTGGTGCGCACTCGTCCCGAGTCCCAGCGCAACAAGGACATGGCCACCGGTGCCATCGAGGTGTTCGCCCACGAGTTGACCATCATCAACCGCTCCGAACCCCTGCCCATCGACTTCAACCAGGTCAACAGCGAAGAGGTGAGCCTCAAGTACCGCTACCTGGATCTGCGCCGTCCCGAGATGGCCAAATACCTGAAGACCCGCGCCAGGGCCAGCGCCTTCGTGCGTCGCTTCATGGACGAGCAGGGCTTCCTCGACATCGAGACCCCCATGCTGACCAAGGCGACCCCGGAAGGGGCGCGCGACTACCTGGTGCCGAGCCGCGTCCACAAGGGCAAGTTCTACGCGCTGCCCCAGTCTCCGCAGCTGTTCAAGCAGTTGCTGATGATGTCCGGCTTCGATCGCTACTACCAGATCGTCAAGTGCTTCCGCGACGAAGACCTGCGCGCCGACCGCCAGCCTGAATTCACCCAGATCGACGTGGAGACCTCCTTCATGACCGCGCCGCAAGTGCGCGAGTTGATGGAAGAGATGATCCGCCAGCTGTGGCAACACGTGCTGGCCGTGGATCTCGGCAACTTCCCGGTGATGACCTTCGACGAGGCCATGCGCCGCTTCGGCTCCGACAAGCCGGATCTTCGCCTGCCCATGGAGCTGGTGGACGTGGCCGATCTGCTGGCCGAGGTGGAGTTTGCCGTGTTCGCCGGTCCTGCCAAGGATCCGAAAGGCCGTGTGGCGGCCCTGAAGGTGCCGGGCGGCGCCGAGCTTTCTCGCAAGCAGATCGACGAGTACACCAAGTTCGTCGGCATCTATGGTGCCAAGGGCCTGGCCTGGATGAAGGTCAATGACGCCGCGAACGGCCTCGAAGGCGTGCAGTCCCCGGTGGCCAAGTTCCTCTCCGACGCCATCGT containing:
- a CDS encoding DUF72 domain-containing protein — its product is MSLYLGLPQWSHPAWPGQLLGLHARPAEHLADYARVFNTVEGNTTFYALPTPDTVRRWADAVPAHFRFGFKFPQTISHQSDLVSVDKEVTSFIRLLEPLHPKLGLLKLQLPARFGPAGLARLAEFFRRLPQDFTYALEVRHPDFFAKGEAERALNRLLMEQGINRIMLDSRPLFSVSATIAAKSAAMVDAQGKKPRLPVHLLATAQAPVVRLIGLPDPAANHPFLPPWLPRWQQWLAEGKDLYLFIHTADNAEAPVLARQISQLLGQEMAPWPGENDRARQGELHF
- the aspS gene encoding aspartate--tRNA ligase; amino-acid sequence: MRSIYCGQVNEAHAGQTITLCGWVHRRRDLGGLIFIDMRDREGIVQVFFDPDKPDAFALASELRGEFCIQVTGVVRTRPESQRNKDMATGAIEVFAHELTIINRSEPLPIDFNQVNSEEVSLKYRYLDLRRPEMAKYLKTRARASAFVRRFMDEQGFLDIETPMLTKATPEGARDYLVPSRVHKGKFYALPQSPQLFKQLLMMSGFDRYYQIVKCFRDEDLRADRQPEFTQIDVETSFMTAPQVRELMEEMIRQLWQHVLAVDLGNFPVMTFDEAMRRFGSDKPDLRLPMELVDVADLLAEVEFAVFAGPAKDPKGRVAALKVPGGAELSRKQIDEYTKFVGIYGAKGLAWMKVNDAANGLEGVQSPVAKFLSDAIVREILARTGAANGDIIFFGADSKKVVCDAMGALRLKVGRDLGLVENVWKPLWVIDFPMFEEDGEGGLAAMHHPFTAPSKLSPAELKANPVSAYANAYDMVINGYEVGGGSVRIHNSEMQSTVFDILGIAPDEQRLKFGFLLDALKYGTPPHAGLAFGLDRLSMLLTGTDNIRDVIAFPKTTAAACLMTDAPSFANQAQLTELAIATVAKADAKAEGAE